In Trifolium pratense cultivar HEN17-A07 linkage group LG7, ARS_RC_1.1, whole genome shotgun sequence, a genomic segment contains:
- the LOC123893948 gene encoding cyclin-T1-5-like: MAGLLLGEVSNQGAHPVGSQRYSEEKPDDGSRWYFSRKEIEENSPSQADGIDLKKETYLRKSYCTFLQDLGMRLKVPQVTIATAIIFCHRFFLRQSHAKNDRRTIATVCMFLAGKVEETPRPLKDVILVSYEIINKKDPTAVQRIKQKDVYEQQKELILLAERLVLATLGFDLNVLHPYKPLVEAIKKFKVAQNALAQVAWNFVNDGLRTSLCLQFKPHHIAAGAIFLAAKFLKVKLPSDGEKVWWQEFDVTPRQLEEVSNQMLELYEQNRMPQSNDAEGTTVGGNSNRTTVKAPNSNDETAAANSNSQTGGTSSRPETSKPASSKTAHDSYVANQVGRSISNPGRSSDYGAKEMKRRVEDNVKVNQHSEEENSLQAQDVARSRSDGEKEHENNTLRTETKEHAEPKDKHYSRNPDHKDGSILSRPPQEAITNFDTDKYKAAIEKRRKAAGHITKKTDFMDDDDLIERELEDIDYTPPHSEKSKQDRRQSWSKLSDRSDYDNIHGRHQDHADEKPHGIKGLPSLQDHAVEEGEVSAFDDVSVGLPSPKSSIRKRKAGSSPDRVVEGKQRHHYGPGSHHNNRSDYVEDRSKVSRLSHTERDSKRHAQENHV, from the exons ATGGCTGGATTGTTGCTTGGTGAGGTCTCAAATCAAGGAGCACATCCAGTTGGTTCTCAAAGATACTCTGAAGAGAAGCCAGATGATGGATCAAGATGGTATTTTTCTAGGAAGGAGATTGAAGAAAATTCACCATCCCAAGCAGATGGCATAGATTTGAAGAAAGAAACTTACCTACGCAAATCATACTGTACATTTCTGCAAGATTTAGGCATGAGACTTAAAGT ACCTCAAGTAACTATTGCAACAGCAATAATCTTTTGTCATAGATTCTTTCTTCGGCAGTCCCATGCAAAGAATGACAGGAGG ACCATTGCAACAGTGTGCATGTTTCTTGCTGGCAAAGTCGAAGAAACTCCCCGCCCATTGAAAGATGTAATCCTTGTTTCATATGAAATCATAAATAAGAAGGATCCAACAGCAGTTCAGAGAATCAAACAGAAG GATGTGTATGAGCAGCAGAAGGAATTAATTCTACTTGCAGAGAGGCTTGTTCTTGCAACTCTTGGTTTTGATCTTAATGTGCTCCATCCTTATAAACCTCTTGTTGAGgcaataaagaaatttaaagtTGCTCAAAATGCCCTTGCTCAAGTTGCTTGGAATTTCGTAAATGATGG ACTTCGGACATCTCTTTGCTTGCAATTTAAGCCCCATCACATCGCAGCTGGAGCCATATTCCTTGCTGCCAAGTTTCTAAAGGTGAAGCTCCCGTCAGATGGGGAGAAGGTCTGGTGGCAAGAGTTTGATGTCACCCCACGCCAATTGGAGG AAGTGAGTAACCAAATGCTCGAGCTGTATGAACAAAATCGAATGCCGCAGTCCAATGATGCTGAAGGAACTACTGTTGGTGGGAATTCCAATCGGACCACCGTAAAAGCTCCAAATAGTAACGATGAAACAGCAGCCGCGAACAGTAATTCCCAGACTGGAGGCACTAGTTCGAGACCTGAAACATCAAAGCCTGCATCTTCTAAAACTGCGCACGATTCATATGTTGCTAACCAAGTTGGGCGCTCCATCTCCAATCCTGGTAGAAGTAGTGATTATGGGGCCAAAGAAATGAAACGCAGGGTGGAAGATAATGTCAAAGTTAATCAACATTCTGAGGAGGAAAACTCACTGCAAGCACAAGATGTGGCGAGATCTCGTTCTGATGGTGAAAAAGAGCATGAAAACAATACTCTTAGAACTGAAACTAAAGAACACGCTGAACCGAAAGATAAACATTACAGTAGAAACCCAGATCATAAGGATGGTAGTATACTTAGCCGGCCTCCTCAAGAAGCCATTACAAATTTTGATACAGACAAGTACAAAGCTGCAATAGAAAAACGAAGGAAAGCAGCTGGtcatataaccaaaaaaacCGATTTCATGGATGACGATGATCTCATTGAGAGGGAACTGGAGGATATAGATTATACACCTCCTCATAGTGAGAAGAGTAAGCAAGATAGAAGGCAAAGCTGGTCTAAGCTCTCAGATAGATCAGATTATGACAACATTCACGGGAGACATCAAGATCATGCAGATGAGAAACCTCATGGGATAAAGGGTCTACCATCACTCCAAGATCATGCTGTGGAAGAAGGTGAGGTGTCAGCTTTTGACGACGTTAGTGTAGGGCTTCCGTCACCCAAATCAAGCATCCGCAAGAGGAAAGCAGGGAGCTCACCTGATAGAGTGGTGGAGGGGAAGCAGAGACATCATTATGGCCCTGGATCTCACCACAATAATCGTTCTGATTATGTTGAAGATCGGAGCAAGGTCAGCAGGCTAAGCCATACTGAGAGAGACAGCAAAAGGCATGCACAGGAAAACCATGTTTGA
- the LOC123893947 gene encoding cyclin-T1-3-like, whose product MDQEDGSSWYFSRSEIEENSPSLADGIDLKQENYLRKSYCTFLQDLGMRLKVPQVTIATAMIFCHRFYLRKSHANNDWRTIATVCMFLAGKVEETPRQLKDVILVSYQMINKKDPTAVQRIEQKEVYEQQKELILLAQKLVLAILGSDLIVNHPYIPLDEAIKKFNVAQNALPVLARNFVNDGLRTSLCLQFKPHHIAAGAIFLASKFLRVELPSNGKKVWWQEFDVTPHQVEEVSNQMLELYEQNRMPQSNDAE is encoded by the exons ATGGATCAAGAGGATGGATCAAGCTGGTATTTTTCTAGGAGTGAGATTGAAGAAAATTCACCATCCCTAGCAGATGGCATTGATTTGAAGCAAGAAAATTACCTACGCAAATCATACTGTACATTTCTGCAAGATTTAGGCATGCGACTTAAAGT ACCTCAAGTAACTATTGCAACAGCAATGATCTTTTGTCATAGATTCTATCTTCGGAAGTCCCATGCAAATAATGATTGGAGG ACCATTGCAACAGTGTGCATGTTTCTTGCTGGCAAAGTTGAAGAAACTCCTCGCCAATTGAAAGATGTAATCCTTGTTTCATATCAAATGATAAATAAGAAGGATCCAACAGCAGTTCAGAGAATCGAACAGAAG GAAGTGTATGAGCAGCAGAAGGAATTAATTCTACTTGCACAGAAGCTTGTTCTTGCAATTCTTGGTTCTGATCTTATAGTGAACCATCCTTATATACCTCTTGATGAGGCAATAAAGAAATTTAACGTTGCTCAAAATGCCCTTCCTGTTCTTGCTCGGAATTTTGTAAATGATGG ACTTCGGACATCTCTTTGCTTGCAATTTAAGCCCCATCACATTGCAGCTGGAGCCATATTCCTTGCTTCCAAGTTTCTAAGGGTGGAGCTCCCATCAAATGGGAAGAAGGTCTGGTGGCAAGAGTTTGATGTCACCCCACACCAAGTGGAAG AAGTGAGTAACCAAATGCTCGAGCTGTATGAACAAAATCGAATGCCGCAGTCCAATGATGCTGAATGA